TTCCCCCTTTCCCTTTTTCCCTTTTTCCCTTTTTCCCTTTTTCTTCTTAAGTTTGCACCAAATTTCCCAAAACGCTTTGTCTACGGCCAATACATTCTAAATTTTTATAAATCATGAAGAAAGATAAGCAGATTTTTGATTTGATTGAACAGGAACGCGATCGCCAGACGCATGGCATTGAACTTATCGCTTCCGAAAATTTTGTGAGCGAACAGGTAATGAAAGCCATGGGCTCCGTTCTTACCAACAAATACGCAGAAGGTTATCCTGGGAAGCGTTATTACGGCGGCTGCCAGATCGTGGATCAAACCGAACAATTGGCCATTGACCGCGCCAAAGCATTATTCGGAGCCGAATGGGCCAACGTGCAACCCCACTCTGGAGCACAGGCTAACATGGCTGTTTTGATGACCGTTCTGCAACCTGGAGATACTTTCCTCGGTCTTGAACTTTCGCATGGCGGCCACCTTTCTCATGGTTCGCCTGTAAACTCATCCGGTATTCTTTACAAACCTATTCCATATGAAGTAGGCCGTGAAACCGGAATGGTTGATTATGTCCAGATGGAAAAAGTTGCCCTTGAGCATAAACCCAAACTTATCATTGCAGGTGCTTCGGCATATTCCCGCGACTGGGATTACAAACGCATGCGTGAGATCGCCGACCAGATAGGCGCCATTTTGATGGCTGATATTGCCCATCCGGCTGGTTTGATTGCCAAAGGCCTGTTGAATGACCCGGTTCCTTACTGCCATGTAATTACGACTACCACACACAAAACCCTGCGTGGCCCCCGTGGCGGTATGATCCTGATGGGTAAAGATTTTGAGAACCCATGGGGTGTTACCACGCCCAAAGGTGCATTGAAGATGATGTCGGCGATGCTTGATTCGGCTGTGTTCCCAGGCGTGCAGGGCGGGCCCCTGGAGCATGTAATTGCTGCAAAAGCCGTAGCCTATCAGGAAGCCCTGAGTGATGAATTCCTGGAATATATGATACAGGTTAAGAAAAATGCCCAGGTTATGGCCAAAGCATTTGTTGACAGGGGCTACCATGTGGTTTCAAACGGAACGGACAACCATCTGATGTTGATTGACCTGCGCCCGAAATTCCCCGATATTACTGGCAAGGTGGTAGAGAATACCCTGGTTCAGGCGGATATTACCGTGAACAAAAACATGGTCCCTTTCGATAGCCGTTCCCCATTCACAAGCAGCGGTATCCGCGTTGGAACCCCAGCAATCACCACCCGCGGGCTACAAGAAGAGCATATGGAACCCATCGTTGATATGATTGACGAGGTAATTTCAAACATTGACAGCGAAAGCGTGATTGCCTCGGTTCGCAAACGTGTGAACGGGATGATGGAAGAATTTCCGCTGTTTGCGTATTAGAACAATGAAAACTTGAAAAGCGCTATAACCCCAAGGGTTTCTCAAACCCTTGGGGTTTTTGTTTGTTAAATAATCATTAAATCTCCGTGAGCGGCTTTGAAAAATAACCGGCCTGCTTATCTTTGGGGTGAAAGCTCTCAACAGACTGCCAATAAAAACACTACACATGAAAACACTCTATCTTCTTCGGCACGCCAAATCTTCCTGGCAAAATTCCGACCTCGATGATTTCGAACGCCCACTGCTTGAAAAAGGCCTGAAAAGAAGTAAGCTAATGATTGATTACATGCTCGAACATGAAGTTGGGGTTGATCTGATCGTTTCAAGTCCGGCAGTCCGGGCATTGGCCACTGCGGAAATATTTGCCCGGGCATTGAATTATCCTGTTGACAACATCAGGAAAGAGAAGAAGATGTATTTTGGCGATTCTGATTCATATTTTGAGCAGTTTTTTGATGTGCCAAAGCATGTGAACTCCATGATGTTGGTGGGTCATAATCCCAGCATCACCACTTTTGCCAACCAGTTTCTTGAAACAAAAATAGATTATCTCCCTACCTCAGGCCTTATAAGCATTAGTTTTGATACGGATCAATGGGAAAAGGCCGGCATTGCAAAAAGAAAAATTAACTTTGTGGTGTATCCGCGGATGTTCCGGAAAGATTAGGTTGAAATAGTTAGCAGTTGGCAGTGTGCAGTTGGCAAGCTTACGGAGCCAATTGCCAATTGTTGTTTGCCAACTGCCAACTTTAAATGTTAAATGACTACACAAATAGCTTAGAACCAAACCATGACCAACTCAAAAAAACTCATTAACCGCGAAATAAGCTGGATGCATTTTAATGCACGGGTGCTGCAGGAAGCCGCCGACCCCAATGTACCTTTGCTGGAACGAATAAAATTCCTCGGTATTTTTTCAAATAACCTTGATGAGTTTTTCCGTGTTCGGGTGGCTACGCTTAACCGCATGCTGAAATTCAGAAAGCGCGACTATAAATTCATCAACTTTAACCCCGCCCAAATACTCAAGCAAATCTTCGAGATCGAACAAATTCAACAAAAGGATTTTACTGATATTTTCCGCAGGATTGTGAGGGAGTTGGCTGATGAGAACATTTTTATAATTAACGAAAAAGAGTTAAGCCCCGAGCAAGGTGAGTTTGTGCTGGATTATTTTAAAAATCATGTGCGAACCAACCTTTTCCCGCTGATGCTTGAGAACGTTGAGGATGCGGGATGGCTCAAGGATAAGAGTATTTACCTGGCCATTGAATTGAAAAAAAGCAAGGTGCCCGATAGCCGCACTTTCTCTCTAATCAAGGTTCCTACTTCCACCATTTCACGCTTTCTTTTATTACCGGAACAGGATGGGAAAAAATTCATCATTTTGCTTGATGATGTGATCCGTTACGGTTTGCCCGGTATCTTTTCCATTTTCGGCTACGATAAGTATGAGGCATACACTATAAAGTTTACCCGCGATGCCGAAATGGATTTTGAAAACGATGTTTCAAAGAGTTTCCTTGAAGTGATGACCGAGAGCCTGAAGCAACGCAAAATGGGATCTCCGGTAAGGTTTATTTATGATAAATCCATGCCCACCGACCTGCTGGAGCTGTTGATGAAAAAGCTTGATATTACAGAATACGACACTGTAAGCAAAAGAGGCCGGTATCATAATTTCAAGGATTTCATGTCATTTCCGGATGTAAAGCGTCCTGATCTTGGATATCCACCAGCGCCTCCCTTGCCACACCCTGCGTTGTCTTTACAAACCAGTATATTCGATCTGCTTAAACAGCGAGATATTATGCTTCACTATCCTTACCAAAGTTATCATTATGTTATTGACTTACTCCGTGAAGCATCTATTGACCCTAAGGTTCGTGCCATAAAAATTACATTGTACCGTGTAGCACGGTTCTCAAATGTCATCAATGCGTTGATCAATGCATCAAGGAATGGTAAGGATGTAACAGTATTCCTGGAACTTCAGGCCCGTTTTGATGAGGCTGCCAATATTTACTGGTCAGAAAAGTTGATTGAAGAAGGTGTAAAAATCATTCATACTATTCCCGGAACCAAGGTTCACAGCAAGTTGTTGCTGATAAGAAGAAAGGAAAGTGGGGAAAATGTTTATTACGCAAGCATCGGAACCGGGAATTTTAACGAGGCCACCGCCCGTGTTTATGCCGACAACAGCCTGCTTACTTCACGCAAGCAAATAGTTGAAGATGTGAACAAAGTGTTTCACATGTTCGATGCAAAATACCAGCCTCCAAAGTTTAAGAACCTTGTTGTCGCGCCTTTTGACATGCGGAACTTTTTCATCAATATGCTGAATCGTGAGATGCGCAATGCCCAGGCTGGCAAAAAAGCGTGGGCGTTGATCAAGCTCAACAGCCTCTCAGATGAAAAAATTGTGAAGAAACTCTATAAGGCCAGTCAGGTCGGTGTAAAGATAAGGCTTATCATTCGTGGTATATGCGTATTGGTTCCCGGTGTTCAAGGTTTGAGCGAAAACATTGAAGCCATCAGCATCGTAGATAAATTCCTGGAACACTCCCGTATTTTCGTATTTTGCAATGATGGTGATGAAAAATACTATATCTCTTCAGCCGACTGGATGATTCGTAATTTTGATAACCGCATTGAAGTGGCCTGCCCCATCCTTGATCCTGTCATACAGCAGGAACTGCGTGACATTCTGGAAATTCAGTGGCGCGATAATCAGAAAGCCCGCCTTGTAAACACCCATCCTATCAACAAATACCGCAAAAACGGAGCAAAAGAAAAGGTAAGGGCGCAGGTGGAGATTTATGAGTATTTTAAAAATAAACTGTCTTAATATTAACTATTAACCCACACATTTCTATTCATAACTCAACGCTTTCACCGGATTCTGCGTTGCCGTTCGGAAGGATTGCCAGGAAACCGTTGCAACGGCAATGAGCAG
The Bacteroidales bacterium DNA segment above includes these coding regions:
- the ppk1 gene encoding polyphosphate kinase 1, whose protein sequence is MTNSKKLINREISWMHFNARVLQEAADPNVPLLERIKFLGIFSNNLDEFFRVRVATLNRMLKFRKRDYKFINFNPAQILKQIFEIEQIQQKDFTDIFRRIVRELADENIFIINEKELSPEQGEFVLDYFKNHVRTNLFPLMLENVEDAGWLKDKSIYLAIELKKSKVPDSRTFSLIKVPTSTISRFLLLPEQDGKKFIILLDDVIRYGLPGIFSIFGYDKYEAYTIKFTRDAEMDFENDVSKSFLEVMTESLKQRKMGSPVRFIYDKSMPTDLLELLMKKLDITEYDTVSKRGRYHNFKDFMSFPDVKRPDLGYPPAPPLPHPALSLQTSIFDLLKQRDIMLHYPYQSYHYVIDLLREASIDPKVRAIKITLYRVARFSNVINALINASRNGKDVTVFLELQARFDEAANIYWSEKLIEEGVKIIHTIPGTKVHSKLLLIRRKESGENVYYASIGTGNFNEATARVYADNSLLTSRKQIVEDVNKVFHMFDAKYQPPKFKNLVVAPFDMRNFFINMLNREMRNAQAGKKAWALIKLNSLSDEKIVKKLYKASQVGVKIRLIIRGICVLVPGVQGLSENIEAISIVDKFLEHSRIFVFCNDGDEKYYISSADWMIRNFDNRIEVACPILDPVIQQELRDILEIQWRDNQKARLVNTHPINKYRKNGAKEKVRAQVEIYEYFKNKLS
- a CDS encoding serine hydroxymethyltransferase translates to MKKDKQIFDLIEQERDRQTHGIELIASENFVSEQVMKAMGSVLTNKYAEGYPGKRYYGGCQIVDQTEQLAIDRAKALFGAEWANVQPHSGAQANMAVLMTVLQPGDTFLGLELSHGGHLSHGSPVNSSGILYKPIPYEVGRETGMVDYVQMEKVALEHKPKLIIAGASAYSRDWDYKRMREIADQIGAILMADIAHPAGLIAKGLLNDPVPYCHVITTTTHKTLRGPRGGMILMGKDFENPWGVTTPKGALKMMSAMLDSAVFPGVQGGPLEHVIAAKAVAYQEALSDEFLEYMIQVKKNAQVMAKAFVDRGYHVVSNGTDNHLMLIDLRPKFPDITGKVVENTLVQADITVNKNMVPFDSRSPFTSSGIRVGTPAITTRGLQEEHMEPIVDMIDEVISNIDSESVIASVRKRVNGMMEEFPLFAY
- a CDS encoding histidine phosphatase family protein, translating into MKTLYLLRHAKSSWQNSDLDDFERPLLEKGLKRSKLMIDYMLEHEVGVDLIVSSPAVRALATAEIFARALNYPVDNIRKEKKMYFGDSDSYFEQFFDVPKHVNSMMLVGHNPSITTFANQFLETKIDYLPTSGLISISFDTDQWEKAGIAKRKINFVVYPRMFRKD